In Cryptococcus decagattii chromosome 1, complete sequence, the sequence AATCGAGTCGGTCGTTTGAGATTCGCGGTGACAACGAGGAGCTTTTTTTCCTCGCTGCTcgctttttctctttttctttcaaACCGCCACCAAAAAAACATTGCCTTTCAAGCCGCCCAAAAGCTATAGCTTTTCCAAACCCACATATACAACCTATCTCCATTGGAGTAGACAACGCTCACACCTAGTCGATGCTGTGGACCGAGCGAGTTTCTGACGAGTGAGTCTTTATCGCACAATGTCCCTTGTCAGAACAAGACGCTGACTAGCCCTTACTTTCCAACTTTCATAGTTACATTTCCGACCAAGTTTTCACGCTTTTGCATTTGTGATTTCCCCCACGCCACCCACCGTTACACCTACCTTTTACATACAAGAATAACAAGCAACAATAACCTTCAAAATGTCCGCCATCCGAGCTATTAATATGCGAAAGACGGCGTCTGCTCTCAAGGCGCCAATCGCGTTCAAGCGAACTCTTGCTACCCCTGTAAACTCACTTTACACTCCCATCCTTCCCGCCAAGATCCCTGCGGCTCTTCACCTCAAGTCTGGTCAGAGCTACTATGGCTCAAGCTTTGGAAGTGAAAACTCCAAGTTTGGAGAGACCGTCTTCTCTACCAGTATTACCTCTTGTGAGTACAATTGGTTCATGGCGAAAAGGTGCTCCAAATGCTGACGATGATAACAAGACACCGACTCTATGACTGACCCTTCTTATCTCGGTCAGATCCTTGTCTTCACCTCTCCTATGATTGGCAACTACGGTGTCCCATCCAATGTCTCATCTCAGTTCCCAGGTATCCCGTTCCTTGAATCTGAGAAGATTCAGTGTACCGGTGTTGTCGTTTCCGACGTTGCCCTCAAGTACAGCCACTACCAGGCCGTTGAGAGTCTTCACGAGTGGTGTAAGCGATACGATGTCCCCGGTATTACTGGTGTCGACACTAGGGCTATCACCAGCTTGTTGAGGGACCAGGGTACTACTCTCGGTCGTCTTGCCGTTGGTGACGAGGCTGGCAAACCTGCTCCTCAGGAATCTGAGTACTGGGATCCCTCCAAGGAGAACCTCGTCGCCAAGGCTTCGACCAAGAAGCCTTATGTCCTCAATGAGAACGGTTCTGGACCCCGTATCGCCGTCTTTGACTTTGGTATCAAGGCTAACATTCTCCGATCTCTTGTCGGACGTGATGCTGTTGTCACTGTCCTTCCTTGGGACTTTGACTTCAACGCTGTCCGAGACCAATTTGACGGTTTGTTCCTTTCCAACGGTCCCGGTGACCCTAAAATGATCATGGACACTGCCATGCAAATCAGGCAGACTATCAACGAGTGGAACAAGCCCATCTTTGGTATCTGCATGGGTCACCAAGTCCTTGGTTTGGCTGCTGGTCTTGAAGCCTACAGGATGACTTTTGGTAACCGAGGTCACAACCAGCCTGTCCTGGCTCTCGCAAGCTCTGGCAGCATTAAAGCAGGTCGAGTTTACGTGACTGTGAGTCAACTCATATTAGCTCTATTTATTGAATGATTACTGATATTCTCCATTAGTCCCAAAACCATCAGTACGCTCTTCGACTCACCGAAGACTTCCCTGAGGGTTGGGcccccttcttcatcaactgTAACGACTCTTCCGTCGAGGGTATCATCTCCACTCCTGAGAGCGGCAAGCGAATCTGGGGTGTTCAGTTCCACCCCGAGTCTGCTGGTGGACCTCTTGACACCATTGAGGTGAGCATCTTTCAGTGTCTGTTCTTTCAGTATTTTTTTGCTGACGATTCATCTTCAGATGTTTAGCGACTTTGTCAACGAGTGTGATGTTGGGCGAAAGGGTTTCAACGCTTCTGCAATGGTGGCCAACGAAGTCAAGGTTGACGGCCACGCCGCCAAGGCTGCCTCTGTTTCTGCTTAGAGTATATAGATCAAATTAACATTGTAGTATCAAGTATCTTTATTTCCATGTATTGGGCTTATTTTTCTACTTTTTGTGTTTGTTGAACATGTCTTGTTCTGATCGTCTTGTTCTGATCAGTTACACTTTATACCCTAATATCATAAGTCCAAATTTGAATCTCATAAAAGTAGTGCCAACATTTGGCCATAGCTACATTTTGTTCTATATAAAAAGATACAACTCTATTACGTTAAAATTATCTCACATGGTCCCAAAAAATGTGAATCCTCAAATCTGTCGTTCCCCTTCCTCACTCATGATTGAGAACAAATCTATAATTTGCTAAAACCTCGATACCCTCATGTAATCGCTCTAATCGCTCTAATCGCTCTATCCCCCCATCGCCGCTCGATTAGCTAACCATTCTTCatgtctcttcttccccagcTCTTCCAACGTCATTCCTTCGGCCCCTCGTATATCTTCTATGCCAGGTAAAAGCCCGCCTGACAGCTTATTCTTCACAATTTCCACAGGTGTTGAAATGCGAGTGATATCATCAGGAAGTGAGGACGTGATATCGAAATCGGGTAGGGAATCATATGTATCTCCCGTTTCTTGAGAGCTTTGACGACGAGAGGCTAGGATTGCGTAGCCGTTTGCATTCGCACCTGCACCCGTACTTGCACTTGCACTTACACCTGCTTCGCCACGGAACAAGTCTGCGAGGGAGGATGAATTTGCGGTAAGATGACCGGAACCTCCTCcagcggcagcagcggcGATGATGAGTTCCGATTCGTCTGGTATGGCATAAGGGTCGAAATCGTCTGGGAGTTCGTATGCTAAATCAGTCACTCGAGGAGGTGCGTCGCCCCTGtacgaaaaaaaaaataataaGAAAAAGATAAAACCGGCAGATGTCAGAGAAAGTTGTGGGGCAAGTGTACAAACATACCATATGGCTTCTTCGAGATCGTTTAGTAACCTGGCCAtacctcctccttccccatTGGCGCCCAATACATTGGTCCTCACCGGTGCACCATACTCTCCAGCGCGTAACGCCCTTCCAAAGATATATCCTGCACCTTTACTTACGCCGACTACCTGATCCACATCCCCAATCGCATACGCCACTTCATTCTCACAAAATTGTATGTAGCTGTCCGCTATTGTTGTGGGCACGTAGCCTGTACGTTTCCCTTCTTGGACGGCGGTAATCATCGGGCTCTTCCACCCAACGCCTGTTTGGTAGGCGTCGGTGGGTGTCCGATAAGCCATGATCAGGTGTTTGATAGGTGACTGTATCGGTGATTCATCAAGACCAATTATCCAAGGACACGGACGATCGGGGTAAGTGGATAGCCATACGGCATCCGCAAGATGGCCCAGTGCTTGTATGAGCTCTAGTGCAATAGGTCGCACCCGCCGTGAACTTAGTCGATGGGTAATGTCACCAAATGGATTTGGCGTCTCATACAATCGTGGACGATTTGACACAAAACGAGGTGAAGTTGCTTGCGCACGCTGTGTACGTTCTAGTATTTCTTCATCAATAGCAAGTTCAACATCACGCAAGACAAGGACAGAATCTGTGTTGTAGACTTCGTTTTCTAACGTGACAGGCGAAGACGTAGATCCCTCGGTATCGGACGGATGGTATAGGAAGTGACCGTTCCTCGGCGAGTGCGTCCTTTGGACGTCGTCGTCGGATGGTCGGTAGGTTCTCAAGGTAAATGTGTTGAGTGTAACAAGAGGAATCTTTTGCCCGGGTGGACTTGATCTTCCCGATGTGAAAGATGAAGCGGCAAGTGGTGGAGCATGCACGGGGTGTTCGATAACCCATTTCTGTACAAGATCTTGTTAGCACAGGACGACAACGGCGTTCACGACTATAACTGACTCTCCACTTTGCCAATGCGGCTTCCTCTTTCGTCTTTTTATTTTGAACAACAGCAGCTTCTGCTGGTTGCTTTCCTGCTCTTTCCCTGTCTCTAACATTGTTCGCTACAAGTCTGTCTTTCTTGGTAACAGGTGACAGTTGTCTGTCGTCGCCATTAGACAGGTTTGGTGTGGTCGGCCGTGGGCGCGGATTTGTACGGGTTGAGGAGGCGAGCGAGTATGAGTCTGCTGAAGGACGAGTAGCGCGCAGAAGAGAGGCTGTATCTGGGTCGAAACTGTCTTGAGTGCGTTGCGAATGGGTGGAGACGGAGATGTCGGGAGCGCTGAGCTGGGGTGGATTGATGTCTGCGAGGGGGTGGGTTGTTGGCTGGGGGGAGGGCGCCGCTGTTGTGTCCGGGGAGGGCATAGCTAGCTGGATGGGCTAACGAGCGGGGGAGGGAGAGACAAGGAGGATACTTGTCTATGTGAGGGGCATTCTTGACAAGTGGAAGAGTGAAACCAAACACGTACTAAAAATAAAACACTTTTTATTTCATTGAATCTCTGTGGGGCACGCCACTTAATAAATAATCGGTAGCCGGCTAATGCGCATACTGGTAATTAAATATCCCTTTATTATGTCATGCCTGTCTGCAACGGCCATGATAAATTAAATGGAAGATTACGGAAAACGTaactcttttttcttttcaaaTTATGCACCGTCGTATAATAATTATTTAATAGCAGAGGCCTCTGACGGCCAGATCCGCCAACCGCGTCGCGTAGAGAGATAAATTCACCTTATAAACCGTTAGTAACCACCACCATAATCAACTGACCGTAGCTCTGAGGTGTACAATGTCTGGATCAAGTAGTTCTGTCAGACCTCCATATACTCTCAAGCTAGCCAACACAAAAAATGAAGTTGAAGCTTGCTACGACATTCGAATGGAAGGTACGTCGGCGTTGTgtgttttcttttccgAGACGTCGATTAGTGTAGGtccttttttttaaaaaaaaagaccGCTGACAAGGCTCTGCAATATGATACAGTCTTCTGTGTAGAGCAAGGGTTCACCGTTGAGGACGAAATGGATGAGTATGTAGTTCCATTTGGAGATTCCAACTAATCGCGAGCTACCGACGTAGCTGATGCCCCAAACCTAGATATGACCCTCActctttccatttcctgCTCACCACTCCCGTCTCTTCACCCCCCGACGTCtccacttcttctcttccgccTACAAACGGCACCTCTGATACAACCGAGAAGCCAATCGGGACTATTCGCTTCGTCCCGGGTAAAAGCAAACTTACGAGATTGGCGATTTTGAAGGACTATAGAAAATTCGGATTCGGAAGGGTGCTCGTTGAAGGGATGGAGAATTTTGTGCGTCAAAATGCGGTGAAACAATCACTTGGCAAGATCATTGAAGAACAAGGCGGAAGATGGATCAATATCAAGTGTCACTCTCAAGTAAGGATCACATACTTTGTCCATTCAAGGATGAGCTTCATCACTGACCGCTTgaaaacaacaacagaTACACGCTATCCCTTTCTATGAAAAATTAGGATACGTTGCTGAAGGTCCTCAATTCGACGAGGATGGAGGTACGTTTCCAGCTGATTTTTTTATCCATTACCCAAATAATGACGTGTGCTTATAGCGCCTCATCAACTCTTGGTTCATCGCGTACAAGTCGAATAAGTAGAAGTCTAATAAGTAGAAGTCTAATACTTTGCATGAAGATAGAACGATGTATACAGGATAAGAGACTATTATCTAGAAACAAAGGACAAAAATTTCTATCCTTACAGTGACATTAACGTCAACGACCTGCACCCTGATTCACGTAGATGATCAGGGTTTCTTCGCGAGCAatttttccttcttcgcaGCCGCCTCCTGGGCCTTTTCTGTATTCATAAACAATCATCAGCTCGGCGACACTGTTTTGTAGGAAAGTGGACTCACCCTCAGCTTCAGCTTTTCGTTGAGCAGCAGCTGCCTCACGTCGAGCCCTGACTTCTTGCAAGCGAGCCAAATCAGATTTGGCCTCCGCTGTTTTGCCTAATGATAATGATCCAATGATCAGCCTAATGAAATCACCTAGATTTGCATGCTTTCTCACCTTGGGCGTGGAGGTTCTGATATCTCTGTTcagcagccttcttctctgcaGCCTCACTTATGGCAAAGGTGTCAGCACGGTTTCCTTTGCAGTAGCATACGTATGGGGCTCACCGCTCCTTTCTTGACATCTGAACGGGCTCAACCTTCTTGGCCGGTTTGCCCTTTCCTTTTGGTGCTGGAGCAGGAACGACCTCCTCGTCACTTTCGCTTCCACTGTCCTCTGGCTCTTGTATAGTAACCACCTTCTTCTGGCCCTGGGCCTTCTTCATGGCCTTCCTTTCTGCTCTGCTCATTCCGGCTTCTtgatcttcatcatcatcgagAGCAACCGTATTTCCAAGTTTGAGGTTCAAGGCGGCCATCTCGGGGGCTAACTGTTGATTTTGAACAgtttcatcctcctcggatgattcctcttcttcttcagaagATTCCTCTTCGGAAGATTCAGAGACTGGTTTGTTAAATCTGGGATCGAGGTCGCGTGAAAAGTGTCGACCACCTCCCCGGGCAACCTTGAACTTGCTACGAAATtcaaaggaaaaaaaaagcgAGCGTCAGGGGAAAGGCCAAACGGAGATGCAGATGAACATGCGATTCAACGAAAAAGGAACTCACCCTCGACCTCTAGAAGAAACGCCGCCACCGCGACCCATTTTTTGATTGATGACTTGAAGGTTGTGTAGTTTAGGGTTGGTTGAGTAAGAGCAGTTGCGGAGCGTGTTTCGTACAGGTCCAAGGATTTCCCCGCCGTACAAGTTTATCTATACACGTTaaatcttcttcagccaATGTGATGTACTGCTGAGATGACCAAGCTGTTGTTGAAAAAGGGCTCCTGAAGATGTGTGAACGAATGGCAGCAACGGTTTTTGACAAGCAGAAAGAGCCAAGAATGTGGCCAAGGCGGCGTAGTCCGTAATTCATTTTTTTACTTGCATTTTTTTAAAACAGACGGCGAGCACGGCCTGACGTCACCATCTTAAGAGATGGCTAGCTTGTCACTGCATATTGCAAAAAATGTATCAGCGCAGACGGCCCAAGTATCCCAGGTATCATCACGTTTCGCCTATGTGAACTTATGAGCTGTAAGAAGCGTATAATAAATCTTCAAAAAACCGTTTTTGGACTTGCAGAGGCCCCCCCAATTATTATTCTGCATTTCGTCATCGTTGCGGTATCAAAATACAGGGGCATCTTTGAGGAAtattcttccttcctccgcAAGCACCCATTTGGCAACATTGTTGGCAGCCGCTACAACGGCTGACTTGGAAAGCTGGGGTGATACAGTGATATAGAGCTCAAACGGTTTCGTAGCCTGCGACCATCAGCTCTGCTCAATTATCTGGGCAGATAGATACTTACCCAAACAAGACAGGCCTCATGTTCTGTAGAGATGTAGATTAATTTGAGGGCGGAAGCCTGTCCAGACTTGGCATGGACGGCGTCATGCAGCTTTTGATAGATCGTGACAAGTCTGTAGATTTTCGGTCAGCTTCATAATCTCCTCACGTTCTTGAGTGCAAACTCACCGTTTCTGGTTTGTTGAACCATCTTCATAAGGAGCTTCCCATATGGGTTGAGTAATTTGGACATGTTGACGGGATTTGTAGATGAAATGGCGTAATCCAGGACATCCCACAGAGGCTTATATACGGGTCAATCGCCATAATCAGTTGGTATGGTTAACACTTACATATCGTGTATGGATGCAAAGGTATAGCTTCTTGAATTCTGCTGAGAGTTTTATCTTGCTCAAGTTTCTGCAGAGATGTTAGCGCAGCTATCTTTTTCTCAAACACAATTGGCCCACCTCCAGAACCATATCCTTCCATAATCTGAGATCTTCAAATGCTTCTCTATCTGCACTCACGAATACCAGACCCACGTCCTCCAAGACATAACTGATGTAGGCGTGGACAAATCCAGAAGGATTGAATTTGGGGAAGCAAATGGGAAGCCATGTTTCAGTGGCGCGAAGTGCTGGTGAGGAAGCGATAGTGTTTAGAAGCAAATGCAAATCTAGTAAAAAGGGGGAATAAGCTTTACATAGGTGAGGAGTGATAGGAAATAACACTGACCGGATGGATGTattgaatgtttccttggTCGCAGGACAGTCACAATATGCCCACCTGCGATCAGAAGCACATATAACAAGTCCTAAGCAGTTTTACTCAGTACAGTGGATGTAACCGAAAGCCAGTTGATGAAATGCGCACCTTGAACTTTGACGGAGGCATCAGAGCCGCCGCACTAGTATCTCTCAAAGCAGGAGCCATCCTGAGTGGCTGGAGAGTAGATGTAAGGAAGCTAAAGTCATATTGCGAACAATCGATTAGATTGCGCAAGAATGACTCCGTCCCTATATTGAAAGTTAGCACTACTTCTCCTGTTTGGCAGCATGATTCACCTTCTAATAATGTCGAGAGATCAGCATTACTTCGTCTCTGGAATAGCCTGAGGAGTTGAGTGGAGGATACGACTGAAAGGATTTGTAGGTGAATATATTCCAACTGTAGCCGTAACTTGACATAGCTCAGCCATGCATAGCCATGACATGTATTTGGAAACTTACAGCATGTTCGGGTTCACCCCAGTCACTGATACAGAATAGATATAGCGGTGCCTTTAACAAAAATGCTATACGATGGTTGCCTTTGATGATGTACCTAAAGACATGGTCAGTTACAGCTCTGTGATAACTATCTGGCTGAGAATCCACCTCAATCGATCACTGTCGTCCGCAAAGATAGATATTAATGCTTGTGCGACCCCCATGAGATTAGTAACATCATCCTCAGAGGGGCTGCTATGTCTGTGTCATTTAGTTAGGCAGGTCTATATGGGCATATCCGGCTAGAAAACCCACGAGGAGCAGAAAACGGGCTTTCCAGCATTCGTCAAAACATAGTACGATCGAGGCGAATAGGACATCTTGTCTGATTGTGTTGTCAGAACTTGTAGATTTTCGTCTGCTAGCCAAAATCAGCCACAAACGGGGGAAATGGCCACGACCTTGGCATACTTCTTGAAAGCTTTGTCGATAACCGGCGGAGGTCATGCCCTCCATAATCTTTCTCTACCGACCCGGTTTTCCGTACAAGTTCTTTCAGTCCTCTTCTGGCATCTCCCGAAGGCAAAGCCATCTCCCCTCCAGCTCCTACAGTTTCGATCTCATTGCGGTCGCCCGATCGTTGcttttccttgcctttgATAGAGGGAGCACCAGAAGGCAAACTTGTATGGTCACTACCTTCATCAAGTTCATAACTATCCATTGAAAGTGTTATTTCTGGGACTTGACTCTCGGTATCGTTATACTCTACATGAGCATCATCCAAGACCGAAGGCGCTCGACTTGATGAAGCTGTCGAGGCGCGTGCCCTTAATGCAGGGCTATCTGCCGGTGCGTTAAGAAGGGTATTATAAGATAGTGCCGAGGGTTGAGATGAATGGTGTGATGGGGCGAATTGCTTTGTGGGACTGCTGTGGGATATTAATGCTTCGGCAGAAACCATCGATATGTGAGAGGTCGAGCGAGAGGGCGTTGCGGGCAGCGCATGTTGTATAGGGATAACGGGGAGTGATGTATTTGGTTCGCCCTCAGAATTCATCTCGAACGCCGCAGATTGTGGATTGATGATGTAGCAAGTCAAGTTTACAATCTTTGTAGTAGTGTATTTGCGGAAAGCATTCATGTTATCTGGTATTTCATCGGCTTCGGCGCGGTGGAGGCTGTCACAAAATCGGGCCTTGTCTCTCATGCCTTGTATACAGCTCATTTCATACTACTTCTGTCGTATTTAAAAGTACGCTGTTGGTGTCCATACTGGCGAGTCTCAAACATGATACAGTCAGATTGCAGCAAAACAAGCGATACATTCGAGTATAATGCATGTGGAAGAAACTGAGTGCTAATCTAATGACAAGAATGCCTAACCTGGCTGCCAGCCCGGAATAGTGCAAATCTGAACCTTTATATGGCTGCCATGCTAGGCTGACAAACCCgcagtgatgatggatggagTGTGTAACATGACTCTTACCTTGATTTGATCACAAAATGACTCATCCCTGCAAGAGCAGTCAGCAAATGATCATACGACAATGCGGGCGGGGTTGAAAAATGCAAGATGTATGGAAGATTCAGATCACGATGAATTCACCAATTCCCTTTCCCCGCCTACTTTTGTACACGAGGCGTTTAGCGCAGAGCGCACGGGATTAGGATCTGTCCGCCCATCGAAAGATTTTCATCACAATGGAAAAAAGAGGCAAAGCCGGTTTATAACTTACGTTGTGTGAACTGGCGCGGTAGTAGGCAGAGAGTTGACTCGAAGAGCTTAAAATCCTACAGCTTGTTAGGGTTAGCACTTCCATTACAACGATCTTAACATGTAAGAAAGGAAGGCGGAAAAGAGGAGCGCTCAGTCAAGGCTGAAGTGTCACGCTAATTACGACGAATCGCCGGCGAATGAGGTAAAGTATGTATGGTATGTGGTTTTATCTTCATAGCGCTCCCATGAGACATGAGAAAAATGGTAGGAAACAAACTCACCCAGGGCCTTCATGAAAAAACATCTTCCAAAGACAGCCGCGACCCTTATCTTACTGATTAATCTGATAAAACACCATTATTAGCATATGCAACTCCTCAAGCTGCCTATCACATAACAAGAAGGTGGTTAATGAAGTTCAGTTCATGTGTAATTAAAGTCCTCCAGCTATCCGGTCCTACCCGGCGCACGCCCTGCCTTCTTACTCAAACCTAACTAGAGGTTCGAGGAACGACAGGTCTTTAGGAGTTGGATTGTTACGCTCATCCAAACGGAAAGAGAAGTCGAAGCGGATAGATTAAAGATAAATGCAACTCACAATCAAGAAATCATGGTGcttgagagaagaagaaacttGTGtaagatgagaagaagaagaaatgttGGAGGAACTCTTCTATAGCAGCGGTGCTGTGGGAGTTTCGTTTGGTGCGAGAAGGGCCTGATGTGTGGTTAACTGGTGATAAATGTGATTCCGTGACCTCTGCACCCTGTAACGTCACCGCCGGCTGCCTTGCTTCTCCAATTCTCAATGGCTGCTTTTTTGCTGCTGCCATTACATTgttcatcttttcctttccatcttccgTCTTGCAATCCAAACCCCCAAAAATAACGGTCATGTCGTCATATAGAGGTCAACCCCTTTTTAGTGGTGGCATGTACGAGCTGCTCGGTAACGGTGCCGCAGAACatgaagaagttgaagaggaggaggaagccCCGGTAGAGATGTAAGTTGGCGCCTTTTGCTTTCGCAAATCCAAGCTGACCAATTTGCCCACAGTCCTTCCCAAAATCCTTCCGAGTCCCAAAGTCAAACTGCCACGTTGTCCAAATCTGCAAGAAAGCGATTGGCTCGACAAGCTTCGAAGGGCACGAACGGAAAATCAAAGTCCAATGAGCAGTCAGCTTCTGAAACCGAAAGCCCTGGTACTCCTCCAGTCCCTGGCAAGGAGAAATTTCCAGAGGCGAAGAACGAggttccttcttctcaagaagCGCCTAAGCAACAGGCGTCTACTCCGCCAAAGATTGAACACGAACAATCTACCGCCGGTCCTTCCCAAATCCCTGCCTTAGAGAAGCAGATTCCCGACATTACTCCCGAGGAGACCAAGCCTGCTGCCGCAATCCCCgagaaaaaagaggaggaaaaggaacaGAAGGAGGCTCTCAAGAAGGCCGAGACTGCCCGCTCTTCTAGTCCACCCTCTTCAAAGTTCTCTCCTTCGTTGCCCGCTACTCTTCCTCAGCCGACTGGCAATGCTCTCCCTGCCAAcaggaaaagaaagacTCCTCAAGACTTCACTCCCGCTGGTCCTGGAAACGTTATGAACCCTACTAGCCCCAGCAAAAATGCTGTCAAGTTTGAGGATGGTCTTGCTCCCGGCGAGGGCAAGGAAGGCGAGAAAACCATTGCTCCCAAGAAGAATCGCAACATGATTGAGAGGACAATCTGGACATTTATCATGATTGGTGGTTTCATCAGTAGGTCTTTATCTTATCCTGCAGGCTCCATACTGATAGAGTTTTGTTACAGCTCTTCTCTGTATGGGACACCCTTACATGATCCTTCTCGTCATGGTGTGTCAGACTCTCGTCTACAAGGAGGTCACTGCTCTTTTCGACCTTCGTGACCGTGAGTTATCAGACCAATCGTATAATGTGATGGCAGCTGATGCTCGGGATGTAATCCAGACGGTGGTTCCAAAGCTGCTACACCTGGAGAGCAAGGCGACAGCTGGAACAAGACTATCAACTGGTCTGTGATACTCAAcagtttcttttttgttAAAGCTAAGCAGTTCCATCAGGTATTTCTTCGTTGTGGCCAACTACTTCCTCTACGGCGAATCCATCATTTATTATTTCAAGCACATTGTCTTTGTGGATGCTTATTTCATTCCCTTTGCTCGTAACCACCGATTCATCAGCTTCATGCTTTACGTCGTTGGTCAGTGCTCTTTCTTTTGATGACTGCGCATATCGTTGAGTTATCATAAAGGCTTTGTCGGATTCGTCGCCAATCTCCAGAGACAGTATCTTCGTCAGCAATTTGCTCTCTTCTGTTGGGTCCATATTTCACTCCTGCTCATTGTGGTGTCTAGGTAAGTCTTGGTTGTTATGTTCTCTCTCCATATAACTGATATGATCTCTGATAGCCACTTCATCGTGAACAATATTCTTGAAGGTTTGGTGTGGTTCTTCATCCCTGCGTCCTTGGTCATCTGCAACGATGTTATGGCTTACGTTTGCGGTACGTATCTTTTCTCCAACTTTACAGCCCAAGTTGCTAATATACGCATACTTATTTGTAGGCAAGCTTTTCGGTAAAACTCCCCTGATCAAATTGAGTCCTAAGAAGACTGTTGAAGGCTTTGTGGGCGCTTTCCTCTGTACTATTTTATTTGGCATCGCTGTAAGTGCCAGAATTGCTTCCAAGCTTAGACGGTGTGCTTACCCAAAGACTCTTAGTGGGGTACATTCTGGATGCGATACCCTTACATGATCTGTCCCGCGCGTGACCTCGGTACCAACGTCTTCTCTCAGGTAACTTGCCGACCCAATCCCGTCTTTGTGTGGCGCGACTTTGAATTCACCGGTGTCGCCAAGCATGTTCTTCAGACTATCGTAAGAGCCATTCTACCATCAAGATTTTTTTTGGGTAACAGCtcaattttttttttcattgTTAGCTCGGCCACCCGCCACCTTCCATCCCCTATGCTCCCTTCCAAATCCACTGTCTCGTTATGGCTACCTTTGCGTCTTTGGTCGCTCCTTTTGGCGGCTTCTTTGCTTCCGGTTTCAAGCGAGCTTTCAACATCAAGGACTTTGGTCACTCTATCCCTGGACACGGGGGTATGACTGACCGAATGGACTGCCAGTAAGTTTGAACCGTTCGTTTGTGGTTGCTCTGGTAGATGCTCACGAGTATTGGTACAGGTTCATGATGGGTCTTTTCTCCTATGTTTACTACAGTTCACTCATCCGAGTACGTTGACTGaatccatctccttctgaCGGCCGTGCTCATTTTTCTGTTTTCTAGATCCAAAACGTTACTGTCGGGGGAATCATGCAGGCTGTGGTCACTTCCTTGACCCAGGCTGAGCAGCTTGAGCTTTTGCATGATTTGAGGAGATTCTTGATTGGCCAAGGAGTCAAGACCTaaacatcttcttcgttgggaggtggtggaaggGTTAATTCAAAGGAATAATGTGGATTCATCAGCATCGAGCCACCATTTTGTCTTCATACCGAATGCATAAACAGACATGGTTGCGATCTTTGATTC encodes:
- a CDS encoding vacuolar fusion protein MON1, which translates into the protein MRDKARFCDSLHRAEADEIPDNMNAFRKYTTTKIVNLTCYIINPQSAAFEMNSEGEPNTSLPVIPIQHALPATPSRSTSHISMVSAEALISHSSPTKQFAPSHHSSQPSALSYNTLLNAPADSPALRARASTASSSRAPSVLDDAHVEYNDTESQVPEITLSMDSYELDEGSDHTSLPSGAPSIKGKEKQRSGDRNEIETVGAGGEMALPSGDARRGLKELVRKTGSVEKDYGGHDLRRLSTKLSRNENLQVLTTQSDKMSYSPRSYYVLTNAGKPVFCSSHSSPSEDDVTNLMGVAQALISIFADDSDRLRYIIKGNHRIAFLLKAPLYLFCISDWGEPEHALRLQLEYIHLQILSVVSSTQLLRLFQRRSNADLSTLLEGTESFLRNLIDCSQYDFSFLTSTLQPLRMAPALRDTSAAALMPPSKFKDLLYVLLIAGGHIVTVLRPRKHSIHPSDLHLLLNTIASSPALRATETWLPICFPKFNPSGFVHAYISYVLEDVGLVFVSADREAFEDLRLWKDMVLEKLEQDKTLSRIQEAIPLHPYTISSVGCPGLRHFIYKSRQHVQITQPIWEAPYEDGSTNQKRLVTIYQKLHDAVHAKSGQASALKLIYISTEHEACLVWATKPFELYITVSPQLSKSAVVAAANNVAKWVLAEEGRIFLKDAPVF
- a CDS encoding carbamoyl-phosphate synthase, small subunit, which translates into the protein MSAIRAINMRKTASALKAPIAFKRTLATPVNSLYTPILPAKIPAALHLKSGQSYYGSSFGSENSKFGETVFSTSITSYTDSMTDPSYLGQILVFTSPMIGNYGVPSNVSSQFPGIPFLESEKIQCTGVVVSDVALKYSHYQAVESLHEWCKRYDVPGITGVDTRAITSLLRDQGTTLGRLAVGDEAGKPAPQESEYWDPSKENLVAKASTKKPYVLNENGSGPRIAVFDFGIKANILRSLVGRDAVVTVLPWDFDFNAVRDQFDGLFLSNGPGDPKMIMDTAMQIRQTINEWNKPIFGICMGHQVLGLAAGLEAYRMTFGNRGHNQPVLALASSGSIKAGRVYVTSQNHQYALRLTEDFPEGWAPFFINCNDSSVEGIISTPESGKRIWGVQFHPESAGGPLDTIEMFSDFVNECDVGRKGFNASAMVANEVKVDGHAAKAASVSA